One genomic segment of Sminthopsis crassicaudata isolate SCR6 chromosome 4, ASM4859323v1, whole genome shotgun sequence includes these proteins:
- the LOC141541806 gene encoding guanylate-binding protein 1-like isoform X1 encodes MASDVQMPAPVCLIENIKGKLIVNQQSLKILSSISEPMVVVAIVGLYRTGKSYLMNKLARQKSGFSLGSTVQSHTKGIWIWCVPHPKKPKHTLVLLDTEGLGDVEKGDNKNDIWIFSLAVLLSSTFVFNSMGTINQQAMDQLHFVTELAHRIKSTSDPACDEIENSSEFVSFFPDFVWTVRDFTLELEADGNSITSDEYLEIALKPKKGKPEEVKMFNLPRQCIRQFFPRKKCFIFDRPTHRKKLAQLEKLHDNELDPEFVGQVESFCSYIFNNSNVKTLQGGITVNGPRLENLVLTYVEAITSGDMPCMENAVLALAQIENSAAVKRALTYYEETMIKKVQFPTETLQDLLDIHATCEKEAIEIFIKYSFKDVDQRFQKELASQLEAKRDAFCDQNVNESAQRCRALIKDIFGPLEEEVKKGTFSKPGGYGHFLKENKELKQKYYQQPRKGIQAEVTLQEYLKSKEDVNDAILQADQSLSTKEKDIEVERLKSQAAQAAAKHLEEMQKKNEEMMKQQEKSHQEHIRQMTEKMEAERKQLIAEQEKALTLKLQEQKRLLKEGFESETQQLQHQIKNLENKLNHTKTRGCIIC; translated from the exons atggcCTCTGATGTCCAAATGCCAGCCCCAGTGTGTCTGATTGAGAACATAAAAGGAAAACTGATAGTGAATCAGCAATCACTGAAGATTCTTTCTTCAATATCTGAGCCTATGGTGGTAGTGGCTATTGTGGGTCTGTATCGTACTGGCAAATCCTACCTGATGAATAAattggcaagacaaaaatcag GCTTCTCCCTTGGATCCACAGTGCAGTCTCACACCAAGGGCATCTGGATATGGTGTGTTCCTCATCCCAAGAAGCCAAAGCACACCCTCGTTCTCCTGGACACTGAGGGGCTGGGTGATGTGGAGAAG GGGGACAACAAGAATGACATATGGATTTTTTCTCTGGCTGTGCTACTGAGCAGCACCTTTGTCTTTAACAGCATGGGTACTATCAACCAGCAGGCCATGGATCAGCTGCA CTTTGTTACTGAGCTGGCACACAGAATCAAGAGCACATCTGACCCCGCCTGTGATGAGATAGAAAACTCCTCAGAGTTTGTGAGCTTCTTCCCTGACTTTGTGTGGACCGTGCGTGATTTCACTTTGGAGTTGGAAGCTGATGGGAACTCTATTACATCTGATGAATACTTGGAAATCGCACTGAAGCCTAAGAAAG gTAAACCTGAGGAAGTTAAAATGTTCAATCTACCTCGTCAGTGTATCCGCCAGTTCTTCCCCAGGAAGAAATGCTTTATCTTTGACCGACCCACACACCGAAAGAAGCTTGCCCAGCTGGAAAAACTTCATGACAATGAACTAGATCCTGAATTTGTGGGACAAGTTGAAAGCTTCTGCTCCTATATCTTCAATAACTCCAATGTGAAAACTCTCCAGGGAGGCATCACAGTCAATGGACCCC gtctagaGAACCTGGTCCTGACCTACGTTGAGGCCATCACCAGTGGAGATATGCCCTGTATGGAAAATGCAGTCCTGGCACTGGCTCAAATAGAGAACTCGGCTGCAGTAAAAAGGGCTCTTACATACTATGAAGAGACAATGATAAAGAAAGTCCAGTTCCCTACAGAAACTCTCCAGGATTTGTTGGATATACATGCAACCTGTGAGAAAGAAGCCATTGAAATTTTCATCAAGTATTCTTTCAAGGATGTGGACCAGAGATTCCAGAAGGAATTGGCG AGCCAGCTAGAAGCCAAGCGAGATGCCTTTTGTGATCAGAACGTGAATGAGTCTGCACAGCGGTGCAGAGCTTTGATTAAGGATATTTTCGGTcctctggaggaagaagtgaaGAAGGGCACCTTCTCTAAACCAGGAGGCTATGGTCACTTTCTGAAGGAGAACAAGGAGCTGAAACAGAAGTATTATCAGCAGCCCAGGAAGGGGATACAG GCTGAGGTGACTCTGCAGGAATACCTGAAGTCCAAGGAAGATGTAAATGATGCAATACTGCAGGCAGATCAGTCACTCTCAACAAAGGAAAAGGATATTGAAG TGGAGCGTCTGAAATCTCAGGCTGCACAGGCTGCTGCAAAGCATTTGGaggaaatgcaaaagaaaaatgaggaaatgatgaAGCAACAGGAAAAAAGCCACCAGGAACATATAAGGCAAATGACTGAAAAGATGGAAGCAGAAAGGAAGCAATTGATAGCAGAGCAAGAGAAGGCCCTGACTCTGAAACTCCAG GAACAGAAACGATTACTAAAAGAAGGATTCGAAAGTGAAACTCAACAGCTTCAACACCAAATCAAGAATCTGGAAAACAAACTGAATCATACAAAAACAAGAGGCTGTATCATATGCTGA
- the LOC141541806 gene encoding guanylate-binding protein 1-like isoform X2, which translates to MEKFPPLCFSLGSTVQSHTKGIWIWCVPHPKKPKHTLVLLDTEGLGDVEKGDNKNDIWIFSLAVLLSSTFVFNSMGTINQQAMDQLHFVTELAHRIKSTSDPACDEIENSSEFVSFFPDFVWTVRDFTLELEADGNSITSDEYLEIALKPKKGKPEEVKMFNLPRQCIRQFFPRKKCFIFDRPTHRKKLAQLEKLHDNELDPEFVGQVESFCSYIFNNSNVKTLQGGITVNGPRLENLVLTYVEAITSGDMPCMENAVLALAQIENSAAVKRALTYYEETMIKKVQFPTETLQDLLDIHATCEKEAIEIFIKYSFKDVDQRFQKELASQLEAKRDAFCDQNVNESAQRCRALIKDIFGPLEEEVKKGTFSKPGGYGHFLKENKELKQKYYQQPRKGIQAEVTLQEYLKSKEDVNDAILQADQSLSTKEKDIEVERLKSQAAQAAAKHLEEMQKKNEEMMKQQEKSHQEHIRQMTEKMEAERKQLIAEQEKALTLKLQEQKRLLKEGFESETQQLQHQIKNLENKLNHTKTRGCIIC; encoded by the exons ATGGAGAAGTTTCCTCCACTTT GCTTCTCCCTTGGATCCACAGTGCAGTCTCACACCAAGGGCATCTGGATATGGTGTGTTCCTCATCCCAAGAAGCCAAAGCACACCCTCGTTCTCCTGGACACTGAGGGGCTGGGTGATGTGGAGAAG GGGGACAACAAGAATGACATATGGATTTTTTCTCTGGCTGTGCTACTGAGCAGCACCTTTGTCTTTAACAGCATGGGTACTATCAACCAGCAGGCCATGGATCAGCTGCA CTTTGTTACTGAGCTGGCACACAGAATCAAGAGCACATCTGACCCCGCCTGTGATGAGATAGAAAACTCCTCAGAGTTTGTGAGCTTCTTCCCTGACTTTGTGTGGACCGTGCGTGATTTCACTTTGGAGTTGGAAGCTGATGGGAACTCTATTACATCTGATGAATACTTGGAAATCGCACTGAAGCCTAAGAAAG gTAAACCTGAGGAAGTTAAAATGTTCAATCTACCTCGTCAGTGTATCCGCCAGTTCTTCCCCAGGAAGAAATGCTTTATCTTTGACCGACCCACACACCGAAAGAAGCTTGCCCAGCTGGAAAAACTTCATGACAATGAACTAGATCCTGAATTTGTGGGACAAGTTGAAAGCTTCTGCTCCTATATCTTCAATAACTCCAATGTGAAAACTCTCCAGGGAGGCATCACAGTCAATGGACCCC gtctagaGAACCTGGTCCTGACCTACGTTGAGGCCATCACCAGTGGAGATATGCCCTGTATGGAAAATGCAGTCCTGGCACTGGCTCAAATAGAGAACTCGGCTGCAGTAAAAAGGGCTCTTACATACTATGAAGAGACAATGATAAAGAAAGTCCAGTTCCCTACAGAAACTCTCCAGGATTTGTTGGATATACATGCAACCTGTGAGAAAGAAGCCATTGAAATTTTCATCAAGTATTCTTTCAAGGATGTGGACCAGAGATTCCAGAAGGAATTGGCG AGCCAGCTAGAAGCCAAGCGAGATGCCTTTTGTGATCAGAACGTGAATGAGTCTGCACAGCGGTGCAGAGCTTTGATTAAGGATATTTTCGGTcctctggaggaagaagtgaaGAAGGGCACCTTCTCTAAACCAGGAGGCTATGGTCACTTTCTGAAGGAGAACAAGGAGCTGAAACAGAAGTATTATCAGCAGCCCAGGAAGGGGATACAG GCTGAGGTGACTCTGCAGGAATACCTGAAGTCCAAGGAAGATGTAAATGATGCAATACTGCAGGCAGATCAGTCACTCTCAACAAAGGAAAAGGATATTGAAG TGGAGCGTCTGAAATCTCAGGCTGCACAGGCTGCTGCAAAGCATTTGGaggaaatgcaaaagaaaaatgaggaaatgatgaAGCAACAGGAAAAAAGCCACCAGGAACATATAAGGCAAATGACTGAAAAGATGGAAGCAGAAAGGAAGCAATTGATAGCAGAGCAAGAGAAGGCCCTGACTCTGAAACTCCAG GAACAGAAACGATTACTAAAAGAAGGATTCGAAAGTGAAACTCAACAGCTTCAACACCAAATCAAGAATCTGGAAAACAAACTGAATCATACAAAAACAAGAGGCTGTATCATATGCTGA
- the LOC141541806 gene encoding guanylate-binding protein 1-like isoform X3 has protein sequence MWRSMGTINQQAMDQLHFVTELAHRIKSTSDPACDEIENSSEFVSFFPDFVWTVRDFTLELEADGNSITSDEYLEIALKPKKGKPEEVKMFNLPRQCIRQFFPRKKCFIFDRPTHRKKLAQLEKLHDNELDPEFVGQVESFCSYIFNNSNVKTLQGGITVNGPRLENLVLTYVEAITSGDMPCMENAVLALAQIENSAAVKRALTYYEETMIKKVQFPTETLQDLLDIHATCEKEAIEIFIKYSFKDVDQRFQKELASQLEAKRDAFCDQNVNESAQRCRALIKDIFGPLEEEVKKGTFSKPGGYGHFLKENKELKQKYYQQPRKGIQAEVTLQEYLKSKEDVNDAILQADQSLSTKEKDIEVERLKSQAAQAAAKHLEEMQKKNEEMMKQQEKSHQEHIRQMTEKMEAERKQLIAEQEKALTLKLQEQKRLLKEGFESETQQLQHQIKNLENKLNHTKTRGCIIC, from the exons ATGTGGAGAAG CATGGGTACTATCAACCAGCAGGCCATGGATCAGCTGCA CTTTGTTACTGAGCTGGCACACAGAATCAAGAGCACATCTGACCCCGCCTGTGATGAGATAGAAAACTCCTCAGAGTTTGTGAGCTTCTTCCCTGACTTTGTGTGGACCGTGCGTGATTTCACTTTGGAGTTGGAAGCTGATGGGAACTCTATTACATCTGATGAATACTTGGAAATCGCACTGAAGCCTAAGAAAG gTAAACCTGAGGAAGTTAAAATGTTCAATCTACCTCGTCAGTGTATCCGCCAGTTCTTCCCCAGGAAGAAATGCTTTATCTTTGACCGACCCACACACCGAAAGAAGCTTGCCCAGCTGGAAAAACTTCATGACAATGAACTAGATCCTGAATTTGTGGGACAAGTTGAAAGCTTCTGCTCCTATATCTTCAATAACTCCAATGTGAAAACTCTCCAGGGAGGCATCACAGTCAATGGACCCC gtctagaGAACCTGGTCCTGACCTACGTTGAGGCCATCACCAGTGGAGATATGCCCTGTATGGAAAATGCAGTCCTGGCACTGGCTCAAATAGAGAACTCGGCTGCAGTAAAAAGGGCTCTTACATACTATGAAGAGACAATGATAAAGAAAGTCCAGTTCCCTACAGAAACTCTCCAGGATTTGTTGGATATACATGCAACCTGTGAGAAAGAAGCCATTGAAATTTTCATCAAGTATTCTTTCAAGGATGTGGACCAGAGATTCCAGAAGGAATTGGCG AGCCAGCTAGAAGCCAAGCGAGATGCCTTTTGTGATCAGAACGTGAATGAGTCTGCACAGCGGTGCAGAGCTTTGATTAAGGATATTTTCGGTcctctggaggaagaagtgaaGAAGGGCACCTTCTCTAAACCAGGAGGCTATGGTCACTTTCTGAAGGAGAACAAGGAGCTGAAACAGAAGTATTATCAGCAGCCCAGGAAGGGGATACAG GCTGAGGTGACTCTGCAGGAATACCTGAAGTCCAAGGAAGATGTAAATGATGCAATACTGCAGGCAGATCAGTCACTCTCAACAAAGGAAAAGGATATTGAAG TGGAGCGTCTGAAATCTCAGGCTGCACAGGCTGCTGCAAAGCATTTGGaggaaatgcaaaagaaaaatgaggaaatgatgaAGCAACAGGAAAAAAGCCACCAGGAACATATAAGGCAAATGACTGAAAAGATGGAAGCAGAAAGGAAGCAATTGATAGCAGAGCAAGAGAAGGCCCTGACTCTGAAACTCCAG GAACAGAAACGATTACTAAAAGAAGGATTCGAAAGTGAAACTCAACAGCTTCAACACCAAATCAAGAATCTGGAAAACAAACTGAATCATACAAAAACAAGAGGCTGTATCATATGCTGA